A stretch of Planctomicrobium piriforme DNA encodes these proteins:
- a CDS encoding heavy-metal-associated domain-containing protein, whose translation MLKNHVRTLAALAVMACSSAAFAEEVKLEGVHLCCGSCTKAATKSLTGVTGVSDVKISQDDETIVFQAKDEPAALAGLTALANAGFYGSTKTASPDFAVDPSAKKNTVEISGMHLCCAGCTKSAEAALKAVTGVKSVSAEAKQGKMTVKGDNVSLADTLKALHEAGFHGTVK comes from the coding sequence ATGTTGAAGAATCATGTTCGAACTCTGGCGGCGTTGGCCGTGATGGCTTGTTCCTCGGCGGCATTTGCTGAGGAAGTGAAGCTGGAAGGGGTGCATCTGTGTTGCGGCTCTTGCACCAAGGCCGCGACCAAATCGCTCACCGGCGTGACGGGTGTCTCCGACGTGAAGATCTCCCAGGACGACGAGACGATCGTGTTTCAGGCGAAGGACGAACCGGCAGCCCTGGCTGGACTGACCGCTCTCGCCAATGCCGGCTTCTACGGCTCGACCAAGACCGCGAGCCCAGACTTCGCCGTTGATCCCTCGGCCAAGAAGAACACCGTCGAGATCTCCGGAATGCACCTCTGCTGCGCCGGCTGCACGAAATCCGCTGAAGCGGCTTTGAAAGCAGTCACTGGAGTGAAGTCGGTCTCGGCCGAAGCGAAACAAGGCAAAATGACCGTCAAAGGCGACAATGTGAGTCTGGCCGACACGCTCAAGGCGCTCCATGAAGCCGGGTTCCACGGGACCGTGAAATAG
- a CDS encoding segregation and condensation protein A, which produces MPADGSFFARIPEGTRRPMSSPWYRVELELFTGPLDLLLYLVRRDEVDIVDLPIAKITRQFQEFLEVLQVLDLDLIGDFVVMASTLVEIKSRSVLPSENEEEEQPLAETANGDPRSDLIRQLLEYKQFKDAATALDERAQQWQERYPRLTDERPSAGKDHSADRIKEVELWDLVSALGRILKRKEVEENATIRYDETPIQTYVEQIGARIRAAGTVPFSTLFDTETIRSKIVGMFLAVLELIRHHGYRCEQPADFGEIMLLPPVAPPEELPASIEAVSE; this is translated from the coding sequence ATGCCTGCCGACGGCTCTTTTTTTGCCCGGATTCCCGAAGGGACGCGGCGTCCGATGAGTTCCCCCTGGTATCGCGTTGAACTCGAACTGTTCACAGGTCCTCTGGATCTGCTGCTGTATCTGGTCCGCCGGGACGAAGTCGACATCGTCGATCTTCCTATTGCGAAGATCACGCGTCAGTTTCAGGAGTTCCTGGAAGTCCTGCAGGTGCTCGACCTCGACCTGATCGGCGATTTCGTCGTCATGGCAAGCACGCTGGTCGAGATCAAAAGCCGCAGCGTCCTCCCCTCGGAGAATGAAGAGGAAGAGCAGCCGCTCGCCGAAACCGCCAACGGCGATCCCCGTTCTGATCTAATTCGGCAACTGCTCGAATACAAGCAGTTCAAAGATGCTGCCACGGCCCTCGACGAACGAGCCCAGCAATGGCAGGAACGCTACCCGCGACTGACCGACGAGCGTCCGAGCGCCGGCAAGGATCACTCTGCCGACCGCATCAAGGAGGTCGAGCTGTGGGACCTGGTGAGTGCGCTAGGGAGGATTCTCAAACGCAAAGAGGTCGAAGAGAACGCCACGATCCGTTACGACGAGACTCCGATTCAAACGTACGTCGAACAGATCGGCGCACGGATTCGCGCGGCAGGCACCGTCCCCTTCAGCACGCTGTTCGATACCGAGACGATCCGCAGCAAGATCGTGGGAATGTTTCTGGCGGTGCTTGAGTTGATCCGCCATCACGGCTACCGCTGCGAACAACCTGCCGACTTCGGAGAGATCATGCTGCTGCCGCCTGTCGCTCCGCCAGAAGAACTGCCAGCGAGTATTGAAGCTGTGTCTGAGTAG
- a CDS encoding beta-ketoacyl-[acyl-carrier-protein] synthase family protein yields the protein MNRRVVITGLGCVTPVGHDPKTAWKAVCEGQSGIGPISRFNAQGFPTTFAAEVRNFDVANWVSPEVTDSLTGAGLNVRFGMAAAVQAMKDSGLDVSTLPDRTRFGVYLGAGEGPQNFDVFMDMISESRRDAGKWDMDYFTTLALQRLNAAEESQQEPNILAARISGLVGAEGPCSNSLTACAASAQSIGEGTEFIRTGDADIMLVGGSHSMIHPYGVTGFSLLTALSRNNDNPTGASRPFDKERDGFVLAEGAAMLVLEEYEHAKKRGAHIYGEVRGYGVACDAYRITDIPPDGNGLARAMKLALKDARMNVDDISYVNAHGTSTGANDRTETLALKTAFGDQAYKIPVSSTKSMTGHLVAACGGLESIFSLLALNDQTAPPTTNYEYPDPECDLDYVPNTARSMPLKAVMSNNSGFGGQNVSLILTRV from the coding sequence ATGAATCGACGTGTTGTGATTACTGGCCTCGGCTGCGTGACGCCGGTGGGACATGATCCCAAAACTGCCTGGAAAGCGGTCTGCGAAGGCCAGTCTGGCATTGGTCCGATTTCCCGCTTTAATGCCCAGGGTTTTCCGACCACGTTTGCCGCTGAAGTCCGGAACTTTGACGTCGCGAACTGGGTGTCGCCCGAAGTCACTGATTCGCTGACCGGGGCCGGCCTGAACGTCCGCTTTGGCATGGCCGCCGCGGTACAGGCGATGAAAGATTCCGGTCTTGATGTCAGTACCCTGCCCGATCGTACCCGGTTCGGAGTTTATCTGGGCGCCGGCGAAGGCCCGCAGAACTTCGATGTCTTCATGGACATGATTTCCGAGTCCCGCCGCGATGCCGGCAAATGGGACATGGACTACTTCACCACGCTCGCTCTGCAGCGTTTGAACGCGGCTGAAGAATCACAGCAGGAGCCGAATATCCTGGCCGCCCGAATCTCAGGCCTGGTCGGCGCGGAAGGCCCCTGTTCGAACTCGTTGACGGCGTGCGCCGCTTCCGCGCAGTCAATCGGCGAAGGGACCGAATTCATTCGGACCGGCGATGCCGACATCATGCTGGTGGGCGGTTCGCACAGCATGATTCACCCCTACGGAGTCACCGGCTTCTCGCTGCTGACGGCTCTCTCGCGCAACAACGACAATCCGACGGGTGCCTCGCGACCGTTCGATAAAGAACGCGATGGCTTCGTGCTGGCGGAAGGGGCGGCGATGCTGGTCCTCGAAGAATACGAACATGCGAAGAAACGCGGCGCCCACATCTATGGTGAAGTCCGCGGCTACGGCGTCGCATGTGATGCTTACCGCATCACCGACATTCCTCCCGACGGCAATGGCCTCGCCCGGGCGATGAAGCTGGCGCTCAAAGATGCCCGTATGAATGTCGACGACATTTCCTACGTCAACGCCCATGGCACCAGCACCGGAGCGAACGACCGCACCGAAACGCTCGCACTGAAGACCGCCTTTGGCGATCAGGCGTACAAGATTCCGGTCTCCAGCACCAAGAGCATGACCGGTCACCTGGTGGCCGCTTGCGGCGGACTGGAATCCATCTTCTCGCTGCTGGCGCTCAACGATCAGACGGCGCCGCCGACCACGAACTACGAATATCCAGACCCCGAGTGCGATCTCGACTACGTTCCCAATACGGCCCGTTCGATGCCGCTCAAGGCGGTGATGTCGAACAACTCCGGCTTCGGCGGACAGAACGTCTCGTTGATTTTGACGAGAGTGTGA
- a CDS encoding arylsulfatase translates to MPRCSLLALVLVLVSTGTLLAKEKRPPNIILMMADDLGYGDLGCYGQQKIKTPQLDRMAAEGVRFTQFYAGSTVCAPSRCVLMTGLHVGHCQIRGNSDDSLRPEDVTIPELLKSKGYVCGMFGKWGLGQEGSTGLPLKKGFDEFVGYLDQRHAHNFYPTFLINGSNRFSLTNVVPDEDVHGAGVATVKNDYSPDVIFAAAMKFLQANKDKPFFLYLPVTLPHANNEAKQAGMEIPSYGEYADRDWPNPEKGFAAMVTKVDDYAGAVLKQLQADGIDSETIMFFTSDNGPHKEGGRDPNFFNSNGPLKGIKRDLTDGGIRVPMIVRWPGHAPAGTVSAYVGYSGDMLATCCELAGVNIPANTDSVSLLPEITGNHAAQKPRGHLYWEFYERGFSQAVRQGDWKYVRVNDAEELYDLKADIGEEHNLASQQPEKLAELRTIAQHEHVPNPLWQVKPAPKNKNAQ, encoded by the coding sequence ATGCCTCGCTGCTCTTTGTTGGCTCTTGTCCTTGTTCTCGTCAGCACCGGCACTTTGCTGGCTAAGGAAAAGCGTCCGCCGAACATCATTCTGATGATGGCCGACGACCTCGGGTACGGCGACCTGGGTTGTTATGGGCAGCAGAAGATCAAGACGCCGCAGCTCGATCGCATGGCTGCGGAAGGCGTGCGGTTTACGCAGTTCTATGCCGGCTCGACGGTTTGTGCTCCCAGCCGCTGCGTGCTGATGACCGGGCTGCATGTCGGCCATTGCCAGATTCGCGGCAACTCGGACGACAGCCTGCGGCCGGAAGATGTGACGATCCCCGAACTGCTCAAATCCAAAGGCTATGTCTGCGGCATGTTCGGCAAATGGGGACTCGGCCAGGAAGGCTCGACGGGTCTCCCCTTGAAGAAGGGATTCGACGAGTTCGTCGGTTACCTCGACCAGCGTCATGCTCACAACTTCTATCCGACGTTTCTCATCAACGGCAGCAATCGCTTTTCGCTGACCAATGTGGTGCCGGACGAAGATGTTCACGGCGCTGGCGTGGCCACCGTCAAGAACGATTATTCGCCTGACGTGATCTTCGCCGCGGCGATGAAGTTCTTGCAGGCGAACAAAGACAAGCCGTTCTTCCTCTATCTGCCCGTCACACTGCCGCATGCCAACAACGAGGCGAAACAGGCCGGCATGGAAATTCCCTCTTACGGCGAGTACGCCGACCGCGACTGGCCGAACCCTGAGAAGGGCTTCGCCGCCATGGTCACCAAAGTTGACGATTACGCCGGCGCGGTGCTGAAACAACTGCAGGCAGACGGTATCGACTCGGAGACGATCATGTTCTTCACGTCGGACAACGGCCCCCACAAAGAAGGAGGTCGAGATCCGAACTTCTTCAACTCCAACGGGCCGCTCAAGGGGATCAAGCGGGATTTGACCGACGGCGGCATCCGCGTGCCGATGATCGTCCGCTGGCCCGGCCATGCTCCTGCCGGAACCGTCTCGGCATATGTCGGTTATTCGGGAGACATGCTCGCCACTTGTTGTGAGTTGGCGGGAGTGAACATCCCGGCGAACACCGACAGTGTTTCATTGCTGCCGGAGATCACTGGCAATCATGCCGCGCAGAAACCGCGCGGTCACCTGTACTGGGAGTTCTATGAACGGGGCTTTAGCCAGGCGGTGCGGCAAGGGGACTGGAAGTATGTGCGAGTCAACGACGCCGAGGAACTTTATGACCTTAAGGCGGACATTGGAGAAGAACACAATCTCGCCTCGCAGCAGCCAGAAAAGCTGGCCGAACTCCGCACCATCGCCCAGCACGAGCATGTTCCGAACCCGTTGTGGCAGGTGAAGCCGGCGCCGAAAAATAAGAACGCTCAATGA
- the typA gene encoding translational GTPase TypA, with protein MRRQDIRNIAIIAHVDHGKTTLVDALLRQSGQFRESQLQGDCILDSNDLERERGITILAKNIAVHYKGVKVNIIDTPGHSDFGGEVERVLRMADGALILVDAFEGPKPQTRFVLTKALEVGLKPIIVVNKIDRIDCRPEDVVLETVHLIEELGHADSLDVPYIFASGRAGYASHDPLARSGTILPLLDMVLEHIPGPVANVEEPFQMMVTSLTWSDYVGRIVVGRINNGRVKPGMKVAILKKGGVQVTSTIEKVELFDKLGKVEAEVAEAGDIVALTGLGDSEIGDTITDTAAPIALPRTEVDEPTLSMVFTINSSPLTGRSGGKYLTSRHLRERLAKELQSNVALRVDDGDTKDIFRVSGRGLLHLSILIETMRREGFEISVGKPEVIRKQVDGKWHEPFEILEVDVPSTDVGTVIEVVSQRKGQMTEMTAGVGTHSHLVFEIPARGLIGLRTRLLNATKGEAVIHHRFDSYRPIEGEIPRRKNGVLVSQDVGKATAYALFKLQERSELFVGPGTEIYEGMVVGENSRDNDLVVNPVREKKLTNMRASGSDENVILAPPRDMSLEMALEYIEADEYVEVTPQAIRLRKIWLKETDRKKSNRSAS; from the coding sequence ATGCGTCGTCAAGACATTCGAAACATTGCCATCATTGCCCACGTCGACCACGGGAAAACCACCCTCGTCGATGCGCTGCTCCGCCAGAGCGGACAGTTCCGCGAATCCCAGTTGCAGGGTGACTGCATCCTCGACTCCAACGACCTGGAACGGGAACGCGGGATCACGATTCTCGCCAAGAACATCGCGGTCCACTACAAGGGCGTGAAGGTCAACATCATCGACACGCCAGGCCACTCTGACTTCGGCGGTGAAGTGGAACGCGTGCTGCGGATGGCCGACGGCGCGCTGATTCTCGTCGACGCCTTCGAAGGCCCGAAACCCCAGACCCGATTCGTGCTCACGAAGGCGCTCGAAGTCGGTCTGAAGCCGATCATCGTCGTCAACAAGATCGACCGCATCGACTGTCGCCCGGAAGATGTCGTGCTGGAAACCGTGCATCTCATCGAAGAACTGGGCCATGCCGACTCGCTCGACGTGCCGTACATCTTCGCCAGCGGCCGCGCGGGCTATGCCTCGCATGACCCGCTCGCCCGGAGCGGCACGATTCTGCCGTTGCTGGACATGGTGCTCGAACACATCCCCGGCCCGGTGGCCAATGTCGAAGAGCCGTTCCAGATGATGGTGACGTCGCTCACATGGTCGGACTACGTCGGACGAATCGTCGTCGGCCGCATTAACAACGGCCGCGTGAAGCCCGGCATGAAAGTCGCCATCCTGAAAAAGGGGGGCGTGCAGGTGACCTCGACGATCGAGAAGGTCGAACTGTTCGACAAGCTCGGCAAAGTGGAAGCGGAAGTGGCCGAAGCCGGCGACATCGTTGCCCTCACCGGATTGGGCGACTCTGAAATCGGCGACACCATTACCGACACCGCGGCTCCCATCGCACTTCCCCGTACCGAAGTCGACGAGCCGACCCTGTCGATGGTCTTCACGATCAATTCGTCGCCGCTCACCGGACGCAGCGGCGGCAAATACCTGACCAGCCGCCACCTCCGCGAACGGCTCGCCAAGGAACTGCAGTCGAACGTCGCGCTGCGAGTCGATGACGGCGATACCAAAGACATCTTCCGGGTCTCAGGCCGCGGCCTGTTGCACCTGTCGATTCTGATCGAAACGATGCGTCGCGAAGGCTTCGAAATCTCGGTCGGCAAGCCTGAAGTCATTCGCAAGCAGGTCGACGGCAAGTGGCACGAGCCGTTCGAGATTCTGGAAGTGGACGTCCCCTCGACCGACGTGGGCACGGTGATCGAAGTCGTCTCCCAGCGCAAAGGTCAGATGACCGAAATGACCGCCGGCGTCGGGACGCACTCGCACCTGGTGTTCGAGATCCCCGCCCGTGGGTTAATCGGCCTGCGAACACGTCTGCTCAACGCCACCAAAGGAGAAGCAGTGATCCATCACCGCTTCGATTCCTATCGCCCCATCGAAGGCGAAATCCCTCGCCGCAAAAACGGCGTGCTAGTCTCCCAAGACGTCGGCAAGGCGACTGCCTACGCCCTGTTCAAACTGCAGGAACGCTCGGAACTGTTCGTCGGTCCCGGCACCGAGATCTACGAAGGCATGGTCGTCGGCGAGAACTCGCGCGATAACGATCTCGTCGTCAATCCGGTTCGCGAAAAGAAGCTGACCAACATGCGCGCCTCAGGCTCGGACGAAAACGTGATCCTCGCCCCGCCTCGCGACATGTCGCTCGAAATGGCGCTCGAGTACATCGAAGCCGACGAGTATGTCGAAGTGACGCCGCAAGCCATCCGTCTGCGAAAAATCTGGTTGAAAGAAACCGACCGCAAGAAGAGCAACCGGTCGGCGTCGTAG